A genomic stretch from Fodinibius salinus includes:
- a CDS encoding GntR family transcriptional regulator has translation MKTSAKYIADRIRLMIATKQFQVGETLPSTRQLGQQLDSSFHTVRKAYHILADEGLIRSERGKGFIVERQNTNLDKADRLEVGADKMRSLLEELIGYGLDESEIDELFQEQLSFMEWPDRIETCASIGETDELGSMLAEAIQQEVGVRSRVLNDNQYNETVKYDALFVPIQLVNKFNDFSEQGRLLPIVYSIDPDTLLSVVDRAAIETIGLVTADDETIPKIIKELKVSIKFGGSFVAGATYGSSLPLFVRETDLILYTSESAKLVEQKIPERRRIKLEYRISEQSAKTIRAELWDQ, from the coding sequence TTGAAAACTTCTGCCAAATATATTGCCGACCGAATCCGTCTGATGATTGCCACCAAGCAATTTCAGGTGGGAGAGACCCTGCCATCCACGCGTCAACTTGGGCAACAGCTGGATTCCAGTTTCCATACCGTACGTAAAGCTTATCATATCTTGGCCGATGAAGGACTCATTCGTAGCGAGCGCGGTAAAGGATTTATTGTAGAGCGCCAGAATACGAACCTTGATAAGGCCGACCGGCTGGAAGTGGGAGCCGATAAGATGCGCAGCCTCTTGGAAGAACTTATTGGCTATGGACTGGACGAATCCGAAATTGATGAGCTGTTTCAGGAACAGCTAAGCTTTATGGAGTGGCCGGATCGTATTGAAACATGTGCCAGTATTGGAGAAACTGATGAACTGGGAAGCATGTTGGCCGAAGCCATTCAGCAGGAGGTAGGTGTGCGCAGCCGGGTGCTTAATGACAATCAATATAATGAGACCGTCAAATATGATGCGTTGTTTGTACCTATCCAGCTGGTGAATAAGTTTAATGATTTTTCAGAGCAAGGACGGCTGTTGCCCATTGTTTATAGCATTGATCCCGATACACTGCTTTCAGTTGTGGATCGTGCGGCCATAGAAACAATAGGGCTGGTAACGGCTGACGATGAAACTATCCCTAAAATTATTAAAGAGTTGAAAGTAAGCATAAAATTCGGAGGCTCATTTGTGGCAGGAGCTACTTATGGAAGTTCACTGCCGCTGTTCGTAAGAGAAACCGATCTGATTTTATATACCTCTGAAAGTGCTAAGCTTGTAGAGCAGAAAATTCCTGAACGGAGGCGCATCAAGTTGGAGTATCGCATTTCGGAACAGAGCGCAAAAACCATTCGTGCCGAACTGTGGGACCAGTAA
- a CDS encoding DEAD/DEAH box helicase → MSDKKIKKIINRAVQAVNAEIEAVREKPARDVLYDGTRLEDHPPDTFYYQFESQNRSLRFAEVITADMDEEDELELYPVEVNDKKVVLDFPHNMGANIPKVSIEWENDFVLRRLLMELKKMLSSDNDDPRKRMERLFYPDNDAHHDEDDQIRVLDDSRRNDAQHESLIKALQNQVLYVWGPPGTGKTSTLGFMIANYLIKGKRVLFAANTNRAVDVGLLSALKALTSVEKEHLEEEITRFGEIALDSERLEDVLFEQKMQKKDRKQKEEAGNLDNLLGEYQKLQEEIDTLIDHDEEVPEELDERINMLGQRLDEYGGEAAVEEKIDQLRTVNERVELERMQLVATTLAKVCTSDLFNGQHFDAVVIDEASMANLPYLMVLAAKAKSHIVVVGDPMQLPPIALTDDIDARNFLEEDIFTFASKAETTEDLFDWHDQHRPLTTFYDTQYRLNEDLAEVLSTVFYEGRLETASPDKESDPMIGQQQSSNTTVNVIDSQKYGPRLTQKDEDKGFQPVNEVHTRILLKILKRLVIKNHVPVDEIGIIVPFRSTVYDIRNALYNNDYGMVEVGTIHTFQGREKDVVIFDTVMSGEEQYGRRRHYSVRPFDEEKNGLAVPRLLNVAFSRSKERLVILADMDHINKVYADKILGRLLHDFMEKEKDTKD, encoded by the coding sequence TTGTCTGATAAGAAGATCAAAAAAATAATAAATCGAGCTGTTCAGGCGGTGAATGCCGAGATTGAAGCTGTGCGTGAAAAGCCGGCCCGCGATGTGCTATACGATGGAACCCGGCTCGAGGATCATCCGCCCGATACTTTTTACTACCAGTTCGAATCTCAGAACCGTTCTCTTCGGTTTGCGGAAGTGATTACAGCTGATATGGATGAAGAAGATGAGCTGGAATTGTATCCCGTTGAAGTCAATGACAAGAAGGTGGTGCTGGATTTCCCTCACAATATGGGAGCAAATATTCCAAAAGTGAGTATAGAATGGGAAAACGACTTTGTGCTTCGACGGTTACTTATGGAGCTTAAAAAAATGCTTAGCTCAGACAATGATGATCCGCGAAAGCGGATGGAACGGCTGTTTTATCCAGATAATGATGCCCATCACGACGAGGATGACCAAATTCGGGTGTTGGATGACAGCCGCCGGAACGATGCCCAGCATGAATCGCTGATCAAAGCACTGCAAAATCAGGTGTTGTATGTTTGGGGACCGCCGGGTACGGGAAAAACATCAACGCTGGGGTTTATGATTGCCAACTATCTTATCAAAGGGAAGCGTGTCCTCTTTGCGGCTAATACCAATCGAGCAGTGGATGTAGGATTATTAAGTGCACTTAAAGCACTTACATCCGTAGAAAAAGAACATCTGGAAGAAGAGATTACGCGTTTTGGAGAGATAGCGTTAGACAGTGAGCGGCTGGAAGATGTGCTTTTTGAGCAGAAGATGCAGAAAAAAGATCGCAAACAAAAAGAGGAAGCTGGTAATCTGGATAACCTGCTGGGCGAATATCAGAAATTGCAGGAAGAGATCGATACGCTCATAGATCACGATGAAGAGGTACCAGAGGAACTGGACGAGCGCATTAATATGCTGGGGCAGCGGCTGGATGAGTACGGTGGCGAAGCTGCAGTAGAAGAAAAAATAGATCAACTGCGGACTGTCAATGAGCGGGTAGAGCTGGAGCGTATGCAGCTGGTGGCCACGACGTTGGCCAAGGTATGTACGTCGGATCTGTTTAATGGTCAGCATTTTGATGCAGTGGTTATTGACGAGGCTTCGATGGCAAACTTGCCTTATCTGATGGTGTTGGCGGCCAAAGCGAAATCGCATATCGTGGTAGTGGGTGATCCTATGCAATTGCCACCCATTGCATTAACGGATGATATTGATGCTCGCAATTTTCTGGAGGAAGATATTTTTACCTTTGCATCCAAAGCTGAAACTACTGAAGATTTGTTTGACTGGCACGACCAGCATCGCCCGCTCACTACTTTTTATGATACGCAATATCGGCTTAATGAAGACTTAGCTGAGGTGCTGAGCACGGTGTTTTATGAAGGACGGCTGGAGACGGCAAGTCCAGATAAGGAGTCAGATCCGATGATTGGCCAGCAGCAAAGCAGCAATACTACAGTCAATGTTATTGACAGTCAAAAATATGGGCCGCGGCTTACCCAAAAAGATGAAGACAAAGGATTTCAGCCAGTCAATGAAGTGCATACTAGAATATTGCTCAAAATACTCAAACGATTGGTGATAAAAAATCACGTACCTGTGGATGAGATTGGCATTATTGTACCTTTTCGCAGTACAGTGTATGATATCCGTAATGCGCTGTACAATAATGATTACGGGATGGTTGAAGTGGGCACCATCCATACTTTTCAGGGGCGTGAAAAAGATGTGGTCATTTTTGATACCGTGATGAGCGGTGAAGAGCAATACGGCCGGCGCCGACATTATTCAGTACGTCCTTTTGATGAAGAAAAAAATGGACTGGCCGTACCTCGGCTGCTCAATGTGGCATTTTCGCGAAGCAAAGAGCGACTAGTGATTCTAGCTGATATGGATCACATCAACAAGGTATATGCCGATAAGATTTTGGGCAGGTTGTTGCATGATTTCATGGAAAAAGAAAAGGACACGAAAGACTGA
- the mnmD gene encoding tRNA (5-methylaminomethyl-2-thiouridine)(34)-methyltransferase MnmD, producing the protein MTDSKSEHRLEATRDGSHTVYSKQFDQHFHNPNGAVAESRYVFFKQNNLLDALAQHDHITILEVGFGTGLNLMLLMDYCQSQYPDTKVDYYSVEAYPLNPITAQNLNYNNHLNNPEIAQEVISVFDDIQLGMNHFLMGEHIDFHLFNGFFADLSQEGIQANYIFHDAFSPDTNPNLWTGNVFEKLYNLSAGDVILSTYCAASKVQGAMAWAGWKIAKTQGALGKREMILGAIDPKRLSGHKRINEQRYSRRYEEGDFD; encoded by the coding sequence ATGACCGATTCTAAATCAGAACACCGACTTGAAGCTACCCGCGACGGCTCTCACACCGTTTATTCTAAGCAATTTGACCAGCATTTTCACAACCCCAATGGTGCTGTGGCAGAAAGCCGATATGTTTTTTTTAAACAAAACAACCTGCTGGATGCTCTTGCCCAACATGACCACATTACTATTCTTGAAGTAGGCTTCGGCACGGGGCTCAACCTCATGCTGCTGATGGATTACTGCCAAAGCCAATACCCGGATACAAAAGTGGACTATTATTCCGTAGAAGCCTATCCCCTGAATCCCATCACTGCCCAAAACCTAAATTACAACAACCATCTGAACAATCCCGAAATTGCGCAAGAAGTTATTTCTGTTTTCGATGATATACAATTGGGTATGAATCATTTTTTAATGGGGGAACATATCGACTTTCATCTTTTTAACGGATTTTTTGCTGATCTATCTCAAGAGGGAATTCAAGCAAACTATATTTTTCACGATGCCTTTTCACCGGATACGAACCCAAACCTATGGACAGGCAATGTGTTTGAAAAACTCTACAACCTGAGTGCCGGTGATGTCATTCTTTCCACCTATTGTGCGGCCTCAAAAGTACAGGGCGCAATGGCGTGGGCGGGATGGAAGATTGCCAAAACACAGGGGGCACTGGGCAAACGCGAAATGATACTGGGCGCTATTGATCCGAAGCGGTTAAGTGGTCACAAACGAATTAACGAACAACGCTACAGCCGCCGCTATGAAGAAGGCGATTTTGATTAA
- a CDS encoding M20 metallopeptidase family protein: MEVKNIREKAEKYHPEMVEMRRHLHRNPELSFKEYETTDFIINKLKELGIPVDRPQETGCIGIIEGGKPSDKMVALRADIDALPIAEEGDHKQEFMSENQGVAHCCGHDSHTANLLGTASILSDLKEHIEGTVLLIFQPAEEKLPGGGRLLSETGYLQDKGVDVIYGLHSEPNLEPGRIATRKGPLMARPDEFKIEIIGKGGHAASPHEAVDPIVMASQVVNQLQTIVSRSVNPTDPAVVTVGKISGGSAHNIIPEKVEMIGTVRTFAEETANMIKDRIEKIVKGATESSGGSYTFDFNYGYPAVNNTDWATDIVINSASDLLGADNVNLLDDPIMAGEDFGFYQQEFPGAFFFLGSGRQESGSTYSWHHPQYNVDEECFKTGAALMASLVFKELPKEL; this comes from the coding sequence ATGGAAGTTAAAAATATCAGGGAAAAGGCCGAAAAGTATCATCCGGAGATGGTGGAAATGCGCCGGCACCTACACCGCAATCCTGAATTGAGTTTTAAAGAATATGAGACCACTGATTTTATCATTAATAAACTTAAAGAGCTTGGTATTCCGGTAGATCGTCCGCAGGAGACCGGATGCATTGGTATTATTGAAGGAGGAAAACCTTCAGACAAAATGGTAGCCCTGCGGGCTGATATTGATGCCCTGCCCATTGCCGAAGAAGGGGATCATAAGCAAGAGTTTATGTCTGAAAATCAGGGTGTGGCCCATTGCTGTGGGCATGATAGCCACACCGCTAATCTGCTGGGTACGGCTAGCATTTTGTCTGATTTAAAAGAGCATATCGAAGGTACAGTATTGCTGATATTTCAGCCGGCTGAGGAGAAACTGCCGGGCGGCGGCCGTCTGCTTTCTGAGACCGGATATCTGCAAGATAAGGGAGTGGACGTGATTTATGGATTGCACTCCGAACCTAATTTGGAGCCAGGCAGAATAGCAACTCGGAAAGGTCCGCTGATGGCGCGTCCTGATGAATTTAAGATTGAAATTATTGGAAAAGGCGGACATGCAGCATCTCCGCATGAGGCAGTAGATCCTATTGTGATGGCTAGTCAGGTGGTAAATCAGCTGCAGACGATTGTGAGCCGTAGCGTAAATCCCACCGATCCGGCGGTAGTGACCGTCGGGAAGATCAGCGGGGGATCGGCACATAATATCATCCCCGAAAAAGTAGAGATGATTGGTACTGTGCGGACCTTTGCAGAAGAAACGGCGAATATGATCAAAGACCGTATTGAAAAAATTGTGAAAGGAGCAACGGAGTCCTCGGGTGGCAGCTATACTTTTGATTTTAATTACGGATATCCCGCCGTAAACAACACCGACTGGGCAACAGATATTGTAATCAATTCGGCCAGCGATCTGCTTGGTGCTGATAATGTAAATCTTTTGGATGATCCCATCATGGCAGGTGAAGATTTTGGGTTTTATCAACAGGAATTCCCCGGCGCTTTTTTCTTCTTGGGCAGTGGACGCCAAGAAAGTGGGTCAACATACAGTTGGCATCATCCGCAGTACAATGTTGATGAAGAATGTTTTAAGACCGGGGCAGCGCTGATGGCATCGTTGGTTTTTAAGGAACTTCCTAAAGAGTTGTAA
- a CDS encoding NAD(P)/FAD-dependent oxidoreductase: MDNEVSFWEQDSFLKPYDLIVVGAGIVGLSSALFYKQSHPDTRVAVLERGFLPQGASTRNAGFACVGSVGEHLADMDKESEANIKKRIRRRYEGLKLLKSTLGEKEIGYEHCGGYEFFRSEEDFNNVAPHIDQFNRWMFELVDEEEVYEARKLQDYPVIYNRLEGALHPGKMMQTLAQKASRAGVEIKWNTTVDSIAKDGTVHLEGDYSCEANQVLVAANGFVPKLLPEIDIRPARGLLFVTDNIPNLKWKGIFHHDRGYVYFRNIDDRLLIGGARNLDKSAEQTDKFGENTTIKNYLTNFASNVLKLPDDWQIDRQWSGIMGFTSTKTPVITQLDTHRFVAAGLSGMGIAIGMDVGRKAAGKLQ, translated from the coding sequence ATGGATAATGAAGTTTCGTTTTGGGAACAAGATTCTTTCCTCAAACCATATGATTTAATCGTGGTGGGAGCGGGCATTGTAGGGTTGTCATCAGCTCTCTTTTATAAGCAGTCCCATCCCGATACACGAGTGGCTGTTTTAGAGCGTGGGTTTTTGCCGCAGGGAGCCAGTACGCGTAATGCTGGCTTTGCGTGCGTGGGATCTGTCGGTGAGCACTTGGCAGACATGGATAAAGAGTCTGAAGCTAATATTAAAAAACGTATCCGTCGGCGGTATGAGGGACTCAAATTACTTAAGTCAACATTAGGCGAAAAAGAAATTGGGTACGAGCATTGCGGTGGATATGAGTTTTTTCGATCAGAAGAAGATTTTAATAACGTAGCCCCGCATATCGATCAGTTTAATCGCTGGATGTTTGAATTGGTTGACGAAGAAGAGGTGTATGAAGCGCGGAAGCTCCAAGACTATCCCGTAATTTACAACCGGCTGGAGGGGGCACTTCATCCCGGAAAGATGATGCAAACCTTAGCTCAAAAGGCCAGCCGGGCCGGAGTGGAGATAAAATGGAATACCACCGTTGACAGCATTGCCAAAGATGGCACGGTCCATTTAGAGGGCGATTATAGTTGTGAGGCCAATCAGGTTTTAGTTGCCGCCAACGGTTTTGTGCCGAAGCTTTTGCCGGAGATTGATATCCGGCCGGCACGAGGGTTATTATTTGTTACAGATAATATTCCAAACCTGAAATGGAAGGGCATTTTTCATCATGACAGGGGGTATGTCTACTTTCGAAATATAGATGATCGTTTGCTTATTGGCGGAGCACGTAATCTGGATAAAAGTGCCGAGCAGACTGATAAATTTGGTGAGAATACCACGATAAAAAATTACTTGACTAACTTTGCATCCAATGTTTTGAAGTTGCCTGATGATTGGCAAATTGACAGGCAGTGGTCGGGCATTATGGGGTTTACATCTACCAAGACGCCCGTTATTACACAGCTTGATACTCACCGTTTTGTGGCGGCCGGCCTTAGCGGTATGGGTATTGCCATTGGGATGGATGTGGGACGGAAGGCGGCCGGAAAACTTCAGTAA
- a CDS encoding isoaspartyl peptidase/L-asparaginase family protein, with the protein MISRKNFLKLTALGGFAPFQRFSSSSFMSFSGTVNKPLVISTWRHGVAANEAAWKVLADTGSALDAVEAGVRVTEADPDVRTVGYGGRPDRDGYVTLDACIMDEQNRCGSVGALQHIMHPISVARKVKEETPHVMLVGEGALDFALEQGFEKQDLLTEKSRKDWEQWKENAEYQPEVNIENHDTIGLLAIDKQGDLSGACTTSGTAWKMHGRVGDSPLIGNGLFVDNEVGAAAATGLGEEIIRTCGSHAVVENMRRGDDPKTACKKATQRIANNNESLENVQVGFIALNKRGQFGGYSVQQGFDYAVHSSNDNQLIKSQHLI; encoded by the coding sequence ATGATTAGTCGAAAAAACTTTCTAAAGCTCACTGCTTTAGGAGGGTTTGCTCCCTTTCAACGTTTTTCATCTAGTTCATTCATGTCATTTTCCGGTACCGTAAATAAGCCTCTTGTGATCTCCACGTGGAGACATGGTGTTGCGGCGAACGAAGCTGCCTGGAAGGTGCTGGCTGATACTGGTTCGGCCCTGGATGCGGTTGAGGCCGGAGTGCGTGTGACCGAGGCCGATCCTGATGTACGGACGGTGGGATACGGCGGGCGTCCGGATCGTGATGGATATGTAACCCTCGATGCCTGTATCATGGATGAGCAAAACCGTTGTGGATCGGTTGGAGCGCTGCAGCATATTATGCATCCGATATCAGTGGCACGAAAAGTTAAAGAAGAAACACCCCACGTGATGCTGGTGGGGGAGGGCGCTCTGGATTTTGCCCTGGAGCAGGGATTTGAAAAGCAGGACCTGTTGACTGAAAAGTCCAGAAAAGATTGGGAGCAGTGGAAAGAAAATGCCGAATATCAGCCTGAGGTCAATATCGAAAATCACGATACCATTGGCTTATTGGCCATCGATAAGCAAGGCGATCTTTCGGGAGCTTGCACTACGAGTGGTACCGCCTGGAAAATGCACGGTCGAGTAGGTGATTCTCCGCTTATCGGCAATGGGTTGTTCGTGGATAATGAGGTAGGCGCTGCTGCGGCAACCGGATTGGGTGAAGAGATTATCCGCACCTGCGGGAGCCATGCCGTAGTTGAAAATATGAGGCGCGGCGATGATCCGAAAACCGCGTGCAAAAAAGCGACCCAACGCATCGCTAATAATAATGAGTCGCTTGAAAATGTTCAGGTGGGATTTATAGCGCTCAACAAACGGGGTCAATTCGGGGGCTATAGTGTACAACAGGGGTTTGATTATGCGGTTCACAGCTCAAATGACAATCAGCTAATAAAATCTCAGCACCTAATTTGA
- a CDS encoding sulfite exporter TauE/SafE family protein produces the protein MEWILAGITFGFLGSFHCVGMCGPIALALPQQSNKQTRFFLSRLTYNAGRVVTYTILGVIVGWLSRMVSISGYQQGLSIGMGTVLLLALIWNQFRALLQKMESLPGKFISRGTNLVKRLFSRGGIRSLFVVGILNGLLPCGFVYMALATAITFGAVENSTLFMAGFGMGTIPAMLSISLAGNLIPVSTRQKLKNWSPYFIAIVGIILILRGLRLGIPFISPIL, from the coding sequence ATGGAGTGGATACTAGCAGGCATTACATTTGGGTTTTTAGGCAGCTTCCACTGTGTAGGTATGTGTGGACCAATTGCCCTGGCATTGCCGCAACAATCCAATAAGCAAACCAGGTTTTTCTTATCACGTCTCACTTACAATGCCGGACGAGTGGTAACCTATACCATTCTCGGAGTAATCGTCGGCTGGCTTAGCAGGATGGTCTCTATTAGCGGCTACCAACAAGGACTCTCCATCGGGATGGGAACCGTACTGCTGCTGGCGCTGATCTGGAACCAGTTTCGAGCTCTTCTTCAAAAGATGGAATCACTTCCGGGCAAATTTATCAGTCGTGGCACAAATTTGGTCAAACGCCTATTTAGTCGCGGGGGGATACGTTCTCTATTTGTGGTTGGAATATTGAACGGGTTGTTGCCCTGCGGATTTGTCTATATGGCTTTGGCCACAGCCATAACGTTTGGAGCAGTTGAAAACAGCACCCTATTCATGGCAGGTTTTGGGATGGGGACCATTCCGGCCATGCTGAGTATCAGTCTGGCGGGCAACTTAATACCAGTAAGTACCCGACAAAAGTTGAAAAACTGGTCTCCTTACTTTATCGCTATCGTAGGCATCATCCTTATTTTGCGGGGGCTCAGGCTCGGAATCCCATTTATCAGTCCTATCCTTTAA